The genomic region TTTGACGATCGCCCCCTGGGGAATGTTGCGGTAGTCCATCGTGCCGCCATCGCGTCCGGCGACGGGGAATACGTCGCTCAAATTGAGGGAGTGGGGTTGGATATAGCGATCGATCGCCATAAATAGGGCGACGGCAGCCCGGGGGGAAATTTGGTTCTCCTGTCCCAAGCCGGAACCGTTAATCAGTTGGATTTCGGCGAGGGGAACTCCGGCGGCGCGGGCGGCCAAAGTTCTCACTTTTTGGGCGCCGCCGAGGGCATCGGCGAGCATTTGTGCCATCTGGTTGTTACTGTAGATGTTCATTTGTTTCAACAGTGCGACCAGGGGCAGGGATTGGTGACGGATCGCCAATTTGGCGGTTTTAACCGGATCGCTTTGGAGGCGGACGGTTCCGGAGATCGCCACTTGGGGTTTGGGAGTTCCCGGGGCCATCTTCCAGTAATATTCCTCGATTTCGCGAGACCACTGGCTCGAATCGAGAGCCTGTTTCAACTGTCGGCCACTGCTGGCGCGATCGCCATCGAAATTCATCACGAAAGAGCCGGAAATGATTAAATTGCCCGTAACCCGACGAATGCCGAGTTGATTGAGGGCATTACCGAGGGCGATCGCCTCTTCCCACACGAAAAAGGGGTCGTTGCTGCCTTCGACGATCAAATCCCCTTGTAAAACGCCATTGGCGATCGATCCGGCAGTCTTGATGCGGGTTTCAAATTGATGGTCTATTCCCCACACAAGTAAGGAGGCTAAAGAGGTCGCCACTTTGGTAATCGAGGCGGCGGGACGGGGAATGGTGCCTTGATTGTCGGCGAGCAGTTGATAGTCGGACTGAATCCAAATGCCTTGGGCATTGGCAGACATCCCTCCGGCTGTCAATCCTTGTAAGTATTGTTGCAAGCGTCGTTCGGCGATCGCGTCCCCCTCCTTCCCGAAGACCAATCCGGGAATTGGCGGACCGACCAACAATTCGATCGCCTCCTGCGCAGAGGGTTCCACCCCCGCCATCTCCAACCACAC from Oxynema aestuarii AP17 harbors:
- a CDS encoding D-alanyl-D-alanine carboxypeptidase, producing the protein MLELLTTGLVSVWLEMAGVEPSAQEAIELLVGPPIPGLVFGKEGDAIAERRLQQYLQGLTAGGMSANAQGIWIQSDYQLLADNQGTIPRPAASITKVATSLASLLVWGIDHQFETRIKTAGSIANGVLQGDLIVEGSNDPFFVWEEAIALGNALNQLGIRRVTGNLIISGSFVMNFDGDRASSGRQLKQALDSSQWSREIEEYYWKMAPGTPKPQVAISGTVRLQSDPVKTAKLAIRHQSLPLVALLKQMNIYSNNQMAQMLADALGGAQKVRTLAARAAGVPLAEIQLINGSGLGQENQISPRAAVALFMAIDRYIQPHSLNLSDVFPVAGRDGGTMDYRNIPQGAIVKTGTLWDVSALAGVLPTKDKGQVWFAVINGGGDYVLTFREEQDRLLNQLLQDWQTSLLPPSALNRARRDRLKSLNIGDASRNELLWGG